The following proteins come from a genomic window of Populus nigra chromosome 6, ddPopNigr1.1, whole genome shotgun sequence:
- the LOC133695724 gene encoding E3 ubiquitin-protein ligase At3g02290-like, translated as MVSLCCCFHNDDPGGNVNSSHRGFMYTLFNKYAAVFSNEETPALPAHNRGPPTPSVESNAAVFNITQSETSMIPPGILPFEANPGPSNTAGQTHQDTERAVQGKDCIALEFVPEEGKSNENNPKAPISVSKEKAEPGHRYLHASIDEEDVCPTCLEEYSVENPRIITQCNHHYHLSCIYEWMERSQTCPVCSKVMIFDETS; from the exons ATGGTTTCTCTTTGTTGTTGCTTTCATAATGATGACCCAGGGGGGAATGTCAACAGTTCCCACAGGGGCTTCATGTACACATTATTCAACAAG TACGCAGCAGTATTCAGCAACGAGGAAACTCCTGCCCTCCCTGCACACAACAGAGGGCCACCAACCCCTTCAGTGGAATCCAATGCAGCAGTTTTTAATATTACACAATCCGAAACTAGCATGATTCCTCCAGGAATCTTGCCATTCGAAGCCAATCCCGGACCCTCCAATACCGCAGGCCAAACACACCAAGATACAGAACGAGCAGTGCAAGGTAAAGACTGTATTGCCCTAGAATTTGTGCCCGAAGAAGgtaaatcaaatgaaaacaatCCAAAGGCCCCAATTAGCGtctcaaaagaaaaggcagaaCCTGGACATCGTTACCTTCATGCATCCATAGACGAGGAGGATGTTTGTCCCACGTGCCTCGAAG AGTACAGTGTTGAAAATCCAAGGATAATCACGCAATGTAACCACCATTACCACCTTAGTTGTATATACGAGTGGATGGAGAGAAGCCAAACCTGTCCTGTTTGTAGCAAG GTGATGATATTTGATGAAACAAGTTGA
- the LOC133696807 gene encoding universal stress protein PHOS32-like encodes MGKIGTRLPGFCLNRIRPHVRVRSPPIQAKANLSSTKNDQKTENPENVGLREEKSGKSELEKPVELLGRKIMIVVDSSIEAKGALQWALSHTVQSQDLVVLLHVTKASSKQATGEEPRKDRPPRACELVNSLKNMCQLKRPEIKIEIAVVEGKEKGPLIVEEAKKQGAALLVLGQKKRSMTWRLIMMWASNKVTGGVVEYCIQNADCMAIAVRRKGKKHGGYLITTKRHKDFWLLA; translated from the exons ATGGGCAAGATAGGCACAAGACTACCAGGTTTCTGTCTAAACAGGATTAGGCCTCATGTTAGAGTCCGTTCACCACCTATACAAGCCAAGGCTAATTTGAGTTCTACTAAAAATGATCAAAAGACAGAGAATCCCGAGAATGTCGGCCTTCGAGAAGAGAAGTCTGGGAAGTCGGAGCTGGAAAAACCCGTGGAGTTACTTGGTAGGAAAATCATGATTGTGGTTGATTCAAGTATTGAAGCTAAGGGAGCTCTACAATGGGCACTCTCTCACACTGTTCAAAGCCAGGATCTTGTTGTTCTTCTTCATGTAACCAAAGCATCATCTAAACAAG CCACAGGGGAAGAGCCCCGAAAGGATAGACCTCCTAGGGCTTGCGAGCTTGTAAATTCTCTGAAAAATATGTGTCAGTTGAAGAGACCTGAG ATAAAAATTGAGATTGCAGTGgtggaaggaaaagagaaaggtCCATTGATAGTGGAAGAGGCCAAGAAACAAGGGGCGGCACTTCTAGTTCTGGGGCAGAAAAAGAGGTCCATGACATGGCGGCTGATCATGATGTGGGCAAGCAATAAAGTCACTGGTGGTGTGGTGGAATACTGTATTCAGAATGCCGATTGCATGGCAATAGCTGTGAGGAGGAAAGGCAAAAAACATGGAGGATACTTGATCACCACTAAGCGTCACAAAGATTTCTGGCTCTTAGCTTGA
- the LOC133697447 gene encoding uncharacterized protein LOC133697447 isoform X2, translating into MAKTSKRSRSSSSSSSNTKSKKKKKNSRTAPNSVAMKASAASKDNKNSSNPFETIWSRRKFDILGKKRKGEELRIGLSRCRAIEKRKKTLLKEYEESGKSSVFLDKRIGEQNEQLGEFDKAIIRSQRERQLKNKKSKYNLSDGEEDDDFGIPNLGPLSGQDDFEDEILSDDDGDDADADRTSKKPAILRQLNAHGLPQDAVDGEENKPKTKKEVMQEVILKSKFFKAQKAKDKEENEQLMEELDKSFTSLVQSQALSSLTEPGKMNALKALVNKDIPNEHVKKDELPVIQKPETFKQQEQPDSYDKLVYEMAIDSRARPSDRTKTPEEIAQKERERLEQLEAYRKKRMLVVDDSSDEENDDDEKLSAQRPRSISGDDLGDSFSLYEEPGTTKGWVDEILARKEADDSNNEDDDSSEESASANDDGDDEGSDEDDTDGDDDEHEKSTSLKDWEQSDDDNLGTDLEEDEEHGSHDGDDAEIEPISHKKSKKTEPVEPRKGDEKSLDGKKKKGNREQHSTQPDIPHIIEAPKSFEEFCAILENCSNENVILVVDRIRKSNAIQLAAENRKKIQVFYGVLLQYFAVLANKKPLNIELLNFLVKPLMEMSVEIPYFSAICARQRILRTRAQFCEALKNTENSCWPSMKTLSLLRLWSMIFPCSDFRHVVMTPVILLMSEYLMRCPILSGRDIAIGSFLCTMVLSITKQSQKFCPEAIVFLRTLLMATTERKPSSYQESQFYHLMELKEIKPLLHIHHHVNEIRPLNFLMVMDMQEDTSFFSSDDFRVGVLVTMVETLQGFVDIYKELSSFPEIFLPISMLLLEVAQQENMPATLQDKFKDVAELINKKANKHHMMRKPLQMQKKKPVPIKLVAPKFEENFVKGRDYDPDRERAERRKLKKLVKREAKGAARELRKDNSFLFEVKEKDKALLEDERAENYGKARAFLQEQEHAFKSGQLGKGKGRKRRR; encoded by the exons aTGGCAAAGACATCAAAAAGAagcagaagcagcagcagcagcagcagcaatacaaaatccaagaagaagaagaagaacagcaGAACAGCCCCAAATTCCGTTGCCATGAAAGCGAGCGCTGCATCCAAAGACAACAAAAACAGCAGCAACCCTTTTGAGACAATTTGGTCCCGCCGCAAATTCGACATCCTCGGAAAGAAACGCAAAGGCGAAGAGCTCCGTATTGGGCTCTCCCGGTGCCGCGCCATtgaaaagaggaagaagacTTTGTTAAAAGAGTATGAAGAGAGCGGCAAGTCTTCTGTCTTCTTGGACAAGAGAATTGGAGAACAAAATGAACAGCTTGGAGAGTTTGATAAAGCTATCATCCGCTCCCAGCGCGAGCGTCAg ttgAAAAACAAGAAGAGCAAGTATAATTTATCagatggagaagaagatgatgattttggaaTTCCGAATCTTGGTCCACTTTCGGGACAAGATGATTTCGAGGATGAAATCTTGTCTGATGATGATGGAGATGATGCTGACGCAGATAGAACAAGTA aGAAACCAGCCATCTTAAGGCAACTTAATGCTCATGGCTTGCCGCAGGATGCAGTGGACGGGGAGGAAAAT AAACCCAAAACTAAGAAGGAAGTAATGCAGGAGGTTATTCTGAAGAGCAAGTTTTTCaag GCTCAAAAAGCTAAAGAtaaggaagaaaatgaacaatTGATGGAAGAATTGGATAAAAGCTTCACATCTTTGGTGCAGTCTCAAGCCTTGTCTTCTTTGACAGAACCAGGCAAGATGAATGCCTTGAAGGCCCTTGTCAATAAGGACATTCCTAATGAGCATGTAAAGAAGGATGAGTTACCAGTTATTCAAAAACCTGAAACTTTCAAGCAG CAGGAACAACCTGATTCTTATGACAAACTCGTTTACGAGATGGCGATAGATTCACGTGCACGGCCATCGGACAGGACAAAGACACCAGAAGAAATTGCCCAGAAGGAGAGAGAACGACTAGAGCAACTAGAGGCAT ATCGTAAGAAACGTATGCTTGTTGTTGATGACTCCAGTGACGAagagaatgatgatgatgagaagTTGTCAGCTCAGAGGCCAAGGTCAATATCTGGTGATGATCTTGGtgattctttttctctttatgAAGAGCCTGGGACTACAAAGGGCTGGGTTGATGAGATTCTTGCAAGAAAGGAGGCAGATGACTCTaacaatgaagatgatgattctTCTGAGGAGTCTGCGAGCGccaatgatgatggtgatgatgaaggATCTGATGAAGATGATactgatggtgatgatgatgaacaTGAGAAGTCTACATCTTTGAAGGATTGGGAGCAGAGTGATGATGACAATCTTGGCACAGATTTGGAAGAGGATGAAGAACATGGTTCTCATGATGGTGATGATGCAGAAATAGAGCCAATAAGCCACAAAAAGTCAAAGAAAACTGAACCTGTTGAGCCTAGGAAAGGAGATGAAAAATCTCtggatggaaagaaaaaaaaaggaaatcgtGAACAACATTCAACCCAACCAGACATTCCGCATATAATTGAAGCCCCAAAGAGCTTTGAAGAATTTTGTGCAATATTGGAGAATTGTTCCAATGAAAATGTTATTCTGGTAGTTGATCGAATTCGGAAAAGCAATGCAATACAGCTTGCAGCAGAAAATCGGAAGAAAATTCAA GTATTTTATGGTGTGCTATTACAGTATTTTGCTGTCTTAGCAAATAAAAAGCCCTTGAATATTGAGTTATTGAATTTTCTGGTCAAGCCACTGATGGAGATGAGTGTGGAGATTCCATACTTTTCTGCAATATGTGCTCGTCAGCGAATCTTACGAACTCGTGCACAATTTTGTGAGGCTCTAAAGAATACAG AGAATAGTTGCTGGCCTTCTATGAAAACGCTCTCTCTCTTGAGGTTGTGGTCCATGATCTTTCCTTGCTCTGACTTTCGGCATGTTGTCATGACCCCAGTAATACTGTTGATGTCTGAATATCTGATGCGCTGTCCCATCTTGTCGGGGCGTGATATTGCAATTGGTTCTTTCTTATGTACCATGGTTCTCTCT ATCACTAAACAATCTCAGAAGTTCTGTCCTGAAGCCATAGTGTTTCTCCGAACTTTGCTGATGGCAACTACAGAAAGAAAACCATCTTCTTATCAGGAATCTCAG TTTTATCATCTTATGGAACTAAAAGAAATCAAGCCCTTGCTGCATATTCATCATCACGTAAATGAGATTCGTCCTCTGAATTTCCTCATGGTAATGGACATGCAAGAGGACACTTCATTTTTCAGCTCAGATGATTTCAG GGTTGGTGTGCTGGTTACTATGGTAGAAACTCTTCAAGGGTTTGTTGACATTTATAAAGAGTTGAGTTCCTTTCCTGAAATTTTCTTGCCTATTTCAATGTTGTTGCTTGAGGTAGCACAACAGGAAAACATGCCAGCAACGTTACAAGATAAATTCAAAGATGTTGCCGAACTTATTAATAAGAAGGCCAACAAACATCATATGATGCGGAAACCCCTACAAATGCAGAAAAAGAAGCCAGTTCCCATCAAATTAGTTGCtccaaaatttgaggagaa TTTTGTGAAGGGTAGAGATTATGACCCAGACCGTGAACGGGCTGAAAGGAGAAAGTTAAAGAAACTCGTAAAACGAGAAGCTAAAGGGGCAGCTCGTGAACTGCGCAAGGACAATTCTTTCTTATTTGAGGTGAAGGAAAAAGATAAGGCACTGCTGGAGGATGAAAGAGCAGAGAATTATGGAAAGGCGAGGGCTTTCCTCCAAGAACAAGAACACGCTTTCAAATCTGGGCAattaggaaaaggaaaagggaggAAGAGAAGAAGGTGA
- the LOC133697447 gene encoding uncharacterized protein LOC133697447 isoform X3: MAKTSKRSRSSSSSSSNTKSKKKKKNSRTAPNSVAMKASAASKDNKNSSNPFETIWSRRKFDILGKKRKGEELRIGLSRCRAIEKRKKTLLKEYEESGKSSVFLDKRIGEQNEQLGEFDKAIIRSQRERQLKNKKSKYNLSDGEEDDDFGIPNLGPLSGQDDFEDEILSDDDGDDADADRTSKKPAILRQLNAHGLPQDAVDGEENKPKTKKEVMQEVILKSKFFKAQKAKDKEENEQLMEELDKSFTSLVQSQALSSLTEPGKMNALKALVNKDIPNEHVKKDELPVIQKPETFKQEQPDSYDKLVYEMAIDSRARPSDRTKTPEEIAQKERERLEQLEAYRKKRMLVVDDSSDEENDDDEKLSAQRPRSISGDDLGDSFSLYEEPGTTKGWVDEILARKEADDSNNEDDDSSEESASANDDGDDEGSDEDDTDGDDDEHEKSTSLKDWEQSDDDNLGTDLEEDEEHGSHDGDDAEIEPISHKKSKKTEPVEPRKGDEKSLDGKKKKGNREQHSTQPDIPHIIEAPKSFEEFCAILENCSNENVILVVDRIRKSNAIQLAAENRKKIQVFYGVLLQYFAVLANKKPLNIELLNFLVKPLMEMSVEIPYFSAICARQRILRTRAQFCEALKNTAENSCWPSMKTLSLLRLWSMIFPCSDFRHVVMTPVILLMSEYLMRCPILSGRDIAIGSFLCTMVLSITKQSQKFCPEAIVFLRTLLMATTERKPSSYQESQFYHLMELKEIKPLLHIHHHVNEIRPLNFLMVMDMQEDTSFFSSDDFRVGVLVTMVETLQGFVDIYKELSSFPEIFLPISMLLLEVAQQENMPATLQDKFKDVAELINKKANKHHMMRKPLQMQKKKPVPIKLVAPKFEENFVKGRDYDPDRERAERRKLKKLVKREAKGAARELRKDNSFLFEVKEKDKALLEDERAENYGKARAFLQEQEHAFKSGQLGKGKGRKRRR; encoded by the exons aTGGCAAAGACATCAAAAAGAagcagaagcagcagcagcagcagcagcaatacaaaatccaagaagaagaagaagaacagcaGAACAGCCCCAAATTCCGTTGCCATGAAAGCGAGCGCTGCATCCAAAGACAACAAAAACAGCAGCAACCCTTTTGAGACAATTTGGTCCCGCCGCAAATTCGACATCCTCGGAAAGAAACGCAAAGGCGAAGAGCTCCGTATTGGGCTCTCCCGGTGCCGCGCCATtgaaaagaggaagaagacTTTGTTAAAAGAGTATGAAGAGAGCGGCAAGTCTTCTGTCTTCTTGGACAAGAGAATTGGAGAACAAAATGAACAGCTTGGAGAGTTTGATAAAGCTATCATCCGCTCCCAGCGCGAGCGTCAg ttgAAAAACAAGAAGAGCAAGTATAATTTATCagatggagaagaagatgatgattttggaaTTCCGAATCTTGGTCCACTTTCGGGACAAGATGATTTCGAGGATGAAATCTTGTCTGATGATGATGGAGATGATGCTGACGCAGATAGAACAAGTA aGAAACCAGCCATCTTAAGGCAACTTAATGCTCATGGCTTGCCGCAGGATGCAGTGGACGGGGAGGAAAAT AAACCCAAAACTAAGAAGGAAGTAATGCAGGAGGTTATTCTGAAGAGCAAGTTTTTCaag GCTCAAAAAGCTAAAGAtaaggaagaaaatgaacaatTGATGGAAGAATTGGATAAAAGCTTCACATCTTTGGTGCAGTCTCAAGCCTTGTCTTCTTTGACAGAACCAGGCAAGATGAATGCCTTGAAGGCCCTTGTCAATAAGGACATTCCTAATGAGCATGTAAAGAAGGATGAGTTACCAGTTATTCAAAAACCTGAAACTTTCAAGCAG GAACAACCTGATTCTTATGACAAACTCGTTTACGAGATGGCGATAGATTCACGTGCACGGCCATCGGACAGGACAAAGACACCAGAAGAAATTGCCCAGAAGGAGAGAGAACGACTAGAGCAACTAGAGGCAT ATCGTAAGAAACGTATGCTTGTTGTTGATGACTCCAGTGACGAagagaatgatgatgatgagaagTTGTCAGCTCAGAGGCCAAGGTCAATATCTGGTGATGATCTTGGtgattctttttctctttatgAAGAGCCTGGGACTACAAAGGGCTGGGTTGATGAGATTCTTGCAAGAAAGGAGGCAGATGACTCTaacaatgaagatgatgattctTCTGAGGAGTCTGCGAGCGccaatgatgatggtgatgatgaaggATCTGATGAAGATGATactgatggtgatgatgatgaacaTGAGAAGTCTACATCTTTGAAGGATTGGGAGCAGAGTGATGATGACAATCTTGGCACAGATTTGGAAGAGGATGAAGAACATGGTTCTCATGATGGTGATGATGCAGAAATAGAGCCAATAAGCCACAAAAAGTCAAAGAAAACTGAACCTGTTGAGCCTAGGAAAGGAGATGAAAAATCTCtggatggaaagaaaaaaaaaggaaatcgtGAACAACATTCAACCCAACCAGACATTCCGCATATAATTGAAGCCCCAAAGAGCTTTGAAGAATTTTGTGCAATATTGGAGAATTGTTCCAATGAAAATGTTATTCTGGTAGTTGATCGAATTCGGAAAAGCAATGCAATACAGCTTGCAGCAGAAAATCGGAAGAAAATTCAA GTATTTTATGGTGTGCTATTACAGTATTTTGCTGTCTTAGCAAATAAAAAGCCCTTGAATATTGAGTTATTGAATTTTCTGGTCAAGCCACTGATGGAGATGAGTGTGGAGATTCCATACTTTTCTGCAATATGTGCTCGTCAGCGAATCTTACGAACTCGTGCACAATTTTGTGAGGCTCTAAAGAATACAG CAGAGAATAGTTGCTGGCCTTCTATGAAAACGCTCTCTCTCTTGAGGTTGTGGTCCATGATCTTTCCTTGCTCTGACTTTCGGCATGTTGTCATGACCCCAGTAATACTGTTGATGTCTGAATATCTGATGCGCTGTCCCATCTTGTCGGGGCGTGATATTGCAATTGGTTCTTTCTTATGTACCATGGTTCTCTCT ATCACTAAACAATCTCAGAAGTTCTGTCCTGAAGCCATAGTGTTTCTCCGAACTTTGCTGATGGCAACTACAGAAAGAAAACCATCTTCTTATCAGGAATCTCAG TTTTATCATCTTATGGAACTAAAAGAAATCAAGCCCTTGCTGCATATTCATCATCACGTAAATGAGATTCGTCCTCTGAATTTCCTCATGGTAATGGACATGCAAGAGGACACTTCATTTTTCAGCTCAGATGATTTCAG GGTTGGTGTGCTGGTTACTATGGTAGAAACTCTTCAAGGGTTTGTTGACATTTATAAAGAGTTGAGTTCCTTTCCTGAAATTTTCTTGCCTATTTCAATGTTGTTGCTTGAGGTAGCACAACAGGAAAACATGCCAGCAACGTTACAAGATAAATTCAAAGATGTTGCCGAACTTATTAATAAGAAGGCCAACAAACATCATATGATGCGGAAACCCCTACAAATGCAGAAAAAGAAGCCAGTTCCCATCAAATTAGTTGCtccaaaatttgaggagaa TTTTGTGAAGGGTAGAGATTATGACCCAGACCGTGAACGGGCTGAAAGGAGAAAGTTAAAGAAACTCGTAAAACGAGAAGCTAAAGGGGCAGCTCGTGAACTGCGCAAGGACAATTCTTTCTTATTTGAGGTGAAGGAAAAAGATAAGGCACTGCTGGAGGATGAAAGAGCAGAGAATTATGGAAAGGCGAGGGCTTTCCTCCAAGAACAAGAACACGCTTTCAAATCTGGGCAattaggaaaaggaaaagggaggAAGAGAAGAAGGTGA
- the LOC133697447 gene encoding uncharacterized protein LOC133697447 isoform X1 produces the protein MAKTSKRSRSSSSSSSNTKSKKKKKNSRTAPNSVAMKASAASKDNKNSSNPFETIWSRRKFDILGKKRKGEELRIGLSRCRAIEKRKKTLLKEYEESGKSSVFLDKRIGEQNEQLGEFDKAIIRSQRERQLKNKKSKYNLSDGEEDDDFGIPNLGPLSGQDDFEDEILSDDDGDDADADRTSKKPAILRQLNAHGLPQDAVDGEENKPKTKKEVMQEVILKSKFFKAQKAKDKEENEQLMEELDKSFTSLVQSQALSSLTEPGKMNALKALVNKDIPNEHVKKDELPVIQKPETFKQQEQPDSYDKLVYEMAIDSRARPSDRTKTPEEIAQKERERLEQLEAYRKKRMLVVDDSSDEENDDDEKLSAQRPRSISGDDLGDSFSLYEEPGTTKGWVDEILARKEADDSNNEDDDSSEESASANDDGDDEGSDEDDTDGDDDEHEKSTSLKDWEQSDDDNLGTDLEEDEEHGSHDGDDAEIEPISHKKSKKTEPVEPRKGDEKSLDGKKKKGNREQHSTQPDIPHIIEAPKSFEEFCAILENCSNENVILVVDRIRKSNAIQLAAENRKKIQVFYGVLLQYFAVLANKKPLNIELLNFLVKPLMEMSVEIPYFSAICARQRILRTRAQFCEALKNTAENSCWPSMKTLSLLRLWSMIFPCSDFRHVVMTPVILLMSEYLMRCPILSGRDIAIGSFLCTMVLSITKQSQKFCPEAIVFLRTLLMATTERKPSSYQESQFYHLMELKEIKPLLHIHHHVNEIRPLNFLMVMDMQEDTSFFSSDDFRVGVLVTMVETLQGFVDIYKELSSFPEIFLPISMLLLEVAQQENMPATLQDKFKDVAELINKKANKHHMMRKPLQMQKKKPVPIKLVAPKFEENFVKGRDYDPDRERAERRKLKKLVKREAKGAARELRKDNSFLFEVKEKDKALLEDERAENYGKARAFLQEQEHAFKSGQLGKGKGRKRRR, from the exons aTGGCAAAGACATCAAAAAGAagcagaagcagcagcagcagcagcagcaatacaaaatccaagaagaagaagaagaacagcaGAACAGCCCCAAATTCCGTTGCCATGAAAGCGAGCGCTGCATCCAAAGACAACAAAAACAGCAGCAACCCTTTTGAGACAATTTGGTCCCGCCGCAAATTCGACATCCTCGGAAAGAAACGCAAAGGCGAAGAGCTCCGTATTGGGCTCTCCCGGTGCCGCGCCATtgaaaagaggaagaagacTTTGTTAAAAGAGTATGAAGAGAGCGGCAAGTCTTCTGTCTTCTTGGACAAGAGAATTGGAGAACAAAATGAACAGCTTGGAGAGTTTGATAAAGCTATCATCCGCTCCCAGCGCGAGCGTCAg ttgAAAAACAAGAAGAGCAAGTATAATTTATCagatggagaagaagatgatgattttggaaTTCCGAATCTTGGTCCACTTTCGGGACAAGATGATTTCGAGGATGAAATCTTGTCTGATGATGATGGAGATGATGCTGACGCAGATAGAACAAGTA aGAAACCAGCCATCTTAAGGCAACTTAATGCTCATGGCTTGCCGCAGGATGCAGTGGACGGGGAGGAAAAT AAACCCAAAACTAAGAAGGAAGTAATGCAGGAGGTTATTCTGAAGAGCAAGTTTTTCaag GCTCAAAAAGCTAAAGAtaaggaagaaaatgaacaatTGATGGAAGAATTGGATAAAAGCTTCACATCTTTGGTGCAGTCTCAAGCCTTGTCTTCTTTGACAGAACCAGGCAAGATGAATGCCTTGAAGGCCCTTGTCAATAAGGACATTCCTAATGAGCATGTAAAGAAGGATGAGTTACCAGTTATTCAAAAACCTGAAACTTTCAAGCAG CAGGAACAACCTGATTCTTATGACAAACTCGTTTACGAGATGGCGATAGATTCACGTGCACGGCCATCGGACAGGACAAAGACACCAGAAGAAATTGCCCAGAAGGAGAGAGAACGACTAGAGCAACTAGAGGCAT ATCGTAAGAAACGTATGCTTGTTGTTGATGACTCCAGTGACGAagagaatgatgatgatgagaagTTGTCAGCTCAGAGGCCAAGGTCAATATCTGGTGATGATCTTGGtgattctttttctctttatgAAGAGCCTGGGACTACAAAGGGCTGGGTTGATGAGATTCTTGCAAGAAAGGAGGCAGATGACTCTaacaatgaagatgatgattctTCTGAGGAGTCTGCGAGCGccaatgatgatggtgatgatgaaggATCTGATGAAGATGATactgatggtgatgatgatgaacaTGAGAAGTCTACATCTTTGAAGGATTGGGAGCAGAGTGATGATGACAATCTTGGCACAGATTTGGAAGAGGATGAAGAACATGGTTCTCATGATGGTGATGATGCAGAAATAGAGCCAATAAGCCACAAAAAGTCAAAGAAAACTGAACCTGTTGAGCCTAGGAAAGGAGATGAAAAATCTCtggatggaaagaaaaaaaaaggaaatcgtGAACAACATTCAACCCAACCAGACATTCCGCATATAATTGAAGCCCCAAAGAGCTTTGAAGAATTTTGTGCAATATTGGAGAATTGTTCCAATGAAAATGTTATTCTGGTAGTTGATCGAATTCGGAAAAGCAATGCAATACAGCTTGCAGCAGAAAATCGGAAGAAAATTCAA GTATTTTATGGTGTGCTATTACAGTATTTTGCTGTCTTAGCAAATAAAAAGCCCTTGAATATTGAGTTATTGAATTTTCTGGTCAAGCCACTGATGGAGATGAGTGTGGAGATTCCATACTTTTCTGCAATATGTGCTCGTCAGCGAATCTTACGAACTCGTGCACAATTTTGTGAGGCTCTAAAGAATACAG CAGAGAATAGTTGCTGGCCTTCTATGAAAACGCTCTCTCTCTTGAGGTTGTGGTCCATGATCTTTCCTTGCTCTGACTTTCGGCATGTTGTCATGACCCCAGTAATACTGTTGATGTCTGAATATCTGATGCGCTGTCCCATCTTGTCGGGGCGTGATATTGCAATTGGTTCTTTCTTATGTACCATGGTTCTCTCT ATCACTAAACAATCTCAGAAGTTCTGTCCTGAAGCCATAGTGTTTCTCCGAACTTTGCTGATGGCAACTACAGAAAGAAAACCATCTTCTTATCAGGAATCTCAG TTTTATCATCTTATGGAACTAAAAGAAATCAAGCCCTTGCTGCATATTCATCATCACGTAAATGAGATTCGTCCTCTGAATTTCCTCATGGTAATGGACATGCAAGAGGACACTTCATTTTTCAGCTCAGATGATTTCAG GGTTGGTGTGCTGGTTACTATGGTAGAAACTCTTCAAGGGTTTGTTGACATTTATAAAGAGTTGAGTTCCTTTCCTGAAATTTTCTTGCCTATTTCAATGTTGTTGCTTGAGGTAGCACAACAGGAAAACATGCCAGCAACGTTACAAGATAAATTCAAAGATGTTGCCGAACTTATTAATAAGAAGGCCAACAAACATCATATGATGCGGAAACCCCTACAAATGCAGAAAAAGAAGCCAGTTCCCATCAAATTAGTTGCtccaaaatttgaggagaa TTTTGTGAAGGGTAGAGATTATGACCCAGACCGTGAACGGGCTGAAAGGAGAAAGTTAAAGAAACTCGTAAAACGAGAAGCTAAAGGGGCAGCTCGTGAACTGCGCAAGGACAATTCTTTCTTATTTGAGGTGAAGGAAAAAGATAAGGCACTGCTGGAGGATGAAAGAGCAGAGAATTATGGAAAGGCGAGGGCTTTCCTCCAAGAACAAGAACACGCTTTCAAATCTGGGCAattaggaaaaggaaaagggaggAAGAGAAGAAGGTGA